One stretch of Deinococcus ficus DNA includes these proteins:
- a CDS encoding DUF1641 domain-containing protein yields the protein MAESLKYTPRPSTSEEIAAAAQRDHADALQAGMELLTVLHRHGLLEAASKVVRGGQGLSGEALALLERGTSTLLIRNLLETARMLSDLDPENTATLGRALTNGLNEGAARVAREERVGLSELLGLLKDPDVQVALSAMVGILKGFGHTLRLADERQHAPAATRRTTGEDGR from the coding sequence ATGGCTGAATCCCTGAAGTACACCCCCCGCCCTTCCACCTCGGAAGAAATCGCGGCTGCCGCGCAGCGCGACCACGCTGACGCCCTGCAGGCTGGCATGGAGCTGCTGACCGTGCTGCACCGGCACGGCCTGCTCGAGGCGGCCTCCAAGGTCGTGCGGGGCGGCCAGGGGCTCAGCGGCGAGGCGCTCGCCCTGCTGGAACGCGGCACCTCCACGCTGCTGATCCGCAACCTGCTGGAGACCGCGCGGATGCTGAGCGACCTCGACCCGGAGAATACCGCCACCCTCGGCCGCGCGCTCACCAACGGCCTGAACGAGGGCGCGGCCCGCGTGGCGCGGGAGGAACGGGTCGGTCTGAGTGAACTGCTGGGCCTCCTGAAGGACCCGGATGTGCAGGTGGCCCTCAGCGCAATGGTCGGCATCCTGAAGGGTTTCGGGCACACCCTGCGGCTTGCGGACGAGCGGCAGCACGCGCCCGCCGCCACCCGCCGCACCACCGGGGAGGATGGCCGCTGA
- a CDS encoding formate dehydrogenase accessory sulfurtransferase FdhD translates to MHEETDLVATEEPLEVRIQTEEGEQPLLITMRTPGHDQELVRGWLHSEGFRPLGDLEMVVDPATPNVVVLRSAAVEELLALARAGFTASACGVCGAGSVERLTLTAPPIHVQAGPLSARWLCSLPALLEQAQPVYRATGGVHAAGLVSRQGRLLAAFEDVGRHNALDKLIGWAWASDQLPFGDHVLVVTSRAGFEIIQKAVIAGAQTLVSVGAPTSLAVETAVHFGMALVGFLKPNSLKVYAGADRIEP, encoded by the coding sequence TTGCATGAAGAGACCGACCTGGTGGCCACCGAGGAACCCCTGGAGGTCCGGATCCAGACCGAGGAGGGCGAGCAGCCGCTTCTGATCACCATGCGCACCCCGGGGCACGACCAGGAGCTGGTGCGCGGGTGGCTGCACAGCGAAGGCTTCAGGCCGCTGGGCGACCTGGAGATGGTGGTGGACCCGGCCACGCCGAACGTCGTGGTGCTGCGCAGCGCGGCGGTGGAGGAGTTGCTCGCGCTGGCCCGGGCGGGCTTCACGGCGAGTGCCTGCGGGGTCTGCGGGGCAGGCAGCGTGGAACGCCTGACCCTGACGGCGCCTCCGATACACGTGCAAGCCGGGCCACTCAGCGCCCGCTGGCTATGCAGCCTGCCGGCCCTGCTGGAGCAGGCTCAACCGGTCTACCGCGCCACGGGCGGCGTTCATGCCGCCGGTCTGGTGAGCCGTCAGGGGAGGCTCCTGGCCGCTTTTGAGGACGTGGGGCGACACAATGCCCTGGACAAGTTGATCGGCTGGGCCTGGGCCAGTGACCAGCTGCCCTTCGGTGACCATGTTCTCGTCGTGACAAGTCGTGCTGGCTTCGAAATCATTCAGAAGGCGGTCATCGCGGGCGCTCAGACGCTCGTGAGCGTGGGGGCACCCACCTCTCTGGCAGTCGAGACCGCAGTTCACTTCGGAATGGCCTTGGTGGGCTTCCTGAAGCCGAACAGCCTGAAGGTGTACGCCGGAGCAGACCGGATTGAACCCTGA
- a CDS encoding family 10 glycosylhydrolase → MTHAHKCTALVSALLLAACGSTPQPQNGQVQAGLPDTPALNSQAVRTPGPHTGPRGQGQQELRGLWVDGFGPGMKTPAEIDQLVATAKAMNVNVLFAQVGRRGDCYCNNAAMPRTNDPAVPAGFDPLADLLGKAHAQGIQVHAWIITTAIWNSAVLAPPPGHVFTTHGLKATGRDFWLMVKDDGSTRGGSDWLLDPGHPDAAEYIKQMYVSVVKNYDVDGIQFDRVRYTDYNPVGGPNNWGYNPTALERYREETGATGTPLPADPQWSAWRRQQVTNLVRETALAVKAARPDVSVNAATITYGEGPSDQAGWLASRPYAEVLQDWVTWVREGYLDVNVMMNYKRDFVPAQALWFDQWNAFAARLQEETGVHQVSGAAIYLNDQDSSVNQVWKTREAGLDGWAGYSYRTPDKDVNENRRTKEQVLPELTTKLSGEGGPFERPVRWDRPNPAHLRAVSGQVQVGSGPLGGRTVLLLDAQGQEVARTQTDGRGRYGFMRLPLGPVQVQVGDVTTERITPLPRQVTVLPDLHLP, encoded by the coding sequence ATGACCCACGCGCACAAGTGCACCGCCCTGGTTTCCGCCCTGCTGCTCGCCGCGTGCGGCAGCACCCCCCAGCCCCAGAACGGTCAGGTGCAGGCCGGCCTGCCGGACACGCCCGCGCTGAACAGCCAGGCGGTCCGGACGCCGGGGCCGCACACCGGTCCGCGCGGGCAGGGCCAGCAGGAACTGCGGGGCCTGTGGGTGGACGGCTTCGGGCCCGGCATGAAGACCCCGGCCGAGATCGACCAGCTGGTCGCCACCGCGAAGGCGATGAACGTGAACGTGCTGTTCGCGCAGGTGGGCCGACGCGGGGACTGCTACTGCAACAACGCCGCGATGCCCCGCACGAACGACCCGGCCGTGCCGGCCGGATTCGATCCGCTCGCGGACCTGCTCGGCAAGGCGCACGCGCAGGGCATTCAGGTGCACGCCTGGATCATCACGACCGCCATCTGGAACAGCGCCGTCCTTGCCCCACCGCCGGGGCATGTCTTCACCACGCACGGCCTGAAAGCCACCGGGCGAGACTTTTGGTTGATGGTCAAAGATGACGGCAGCACCCGCGGCGGCAGCGACTGGCTGCTGGACCCCGGGCACCCAGACGCTGCCGAGTACATCAAGCAGATGTACGTGTCGGTCGTGAAGAACTACGACGTGGACGGCATTCAGTTCGACCGGGTGCGCTACACCGACTACAACCCGGTCGGCGGGCCGAACAACTGGGGGTACAACCCCACGGCGCTGGAACGCTACCGCGAGGAGACCGGCGCCACCGGCACGCCCCTGCCGGCTGACCCGCAGTGGAGCGCGTGGCGGCGCCAGCAGGTCACGAACCTCGTGAGGGAAACGGCCCTGGCCGTGAAGGCCGCCCGTCCGGACGTGAGCGTGAACGCCGCGACCATCACGTACGGCGAGGGTCCCTCGGATCAGGCGGGCTGGCTGGCCTCCCGGCCTTACGCCGAGGTCCTGCAGGACTGGGTGACCTGGGTGCGCGAAGGCTACCTGGACGTGAACGTCATGATGAACTACAAGCGCGACTTCGTGCCCGCGCAGGCGCTGTGGTTCGACCAGTGGAACGCCTTCGCCGCCCGCCTGCAGGAGGAGACGGGCGTGCATCAGGTGAGCGGCGCCGCCATCTACCTGAACGACCAGGACAGCAGTGTCAATCAGGTCTGGAAGACCCGCGAGGCCGGCCTGGACGGCTGGGCCGGGTACTCCTACCGCACGCCGGACAAGGACGTGAACGAGAACCGCCGCACCAAGGAGCAGGTGCTGCCGGAACTCACCACGAAACTCTCCGGGGAGGGCGGGCCCTTCGAGCGGCCCGTGCGCTGGGACCGCCCGAACCCCGCCCACCTGCGCGCCGTGAGCGGGCAGGTGCAGGTGGGCAGCGGCCCGCTGGGCGGCCGGACGGTGCTGCTGCTGGACGCCCAGGGGCAGGAGGTGGCCCGCACGCAGACGGACGGCCGCGGCCGCTACGGCTTCATGCGCCTGCCGCTGGGCCCGGTGCAGGTGCAGGTCGGGGACGTGACCACCGAGAGGATCACGCCGCTGCCGCGGCAGGTCACCGTGCTGCCGGACCTGCACCTGCCATGA
- a CDS encoding ABC transporter substrate-binding protein, which yields MKRTLAALTLFTALATAQAEIRVGVVVSATGPAASLGIPEKNTVALLPQTIGGQKVVYTILDDASDTTAAVTATRKLIQDSKVDIIIGTTTTPASLAMIDVVAEAKVPLISLAASEAIIAPIDAKRQWVFKTPQTDALMAAAIVDHMARNKVKTVGYIGFNDAYGEGWLAELKKNAAKKGVRIVAEERYGRSDTSVTGQTLKLLAAKPDAVLIGASGVPAVLPQKTLNDRGYAGKIYQTHGVANADFLRVGGKDVEGAILPVGPVLVADQLATSVPNRKVALDYMNLYESKYGQNTVSGFGAHMWDAGLLLQKAIPAALKKAKPGTPAFRDALRDAIEGTRNVIGTHGIFNMSATNHLGLDARSRVMVQVVNGNWKLLK from the coding sequence ATGAAACGAACCCTCGCTGCCCTGACCCTCTTCACCGCCCTCGCCACCGCCCAGGCCGAAATCCGTGTCGGCGTGGTCGTCTCCGCCACCGGCCCCGCCGCCAGCCTCGGCATTCCCGAGAAGAACACCGTCGCCCTGCTGCCCCAGACCATCGGCGGCCAGAAGGTCGTGTACACCATCCTGGACGACGCCAGCGACACCACCGCCGCCGTCACCGCCACCCGCAAGCTCATCCAGGACAGCAAGGTGGACATCATCATCGGGACCACCACCACGCCCGCGTCCCTCGCCATGATCGACGTGGTCGCCGAGGCCAAGGTGCCCCTGATCAGCCTGGCCGCCAGCGAGGCAATCATCGCGCCCATCGACGCCAAACGCCAGTGGGTCTTCAAGACCCCCCAGACCGACGCCCTGATGGCCGCCGCCATTGTGGACCACATGGCCCGCAACAAGGTCAAGACCGTCGGGTACATCGGCTTCAACGACGCCTACGGCGAAGGCTGGCTGGCCGAACTGAAGAAGAACGCCGCCAAGAAAGGCGTGCGCATCGTCGCCGAGGAGCGCTACGGGCGCAGCGACACCAGCGTCACCGGCCAGACCCTGAAACTGCTCGCCGCGAAGCCCGACGCCGTCCTGATCGGCGCGTCCGGCGTGCCGGCCGTGCTGCCCCAGAAGACCCTGAACGACCGCGGGTACGCCGGCAAGATCTACCAGACGCACGGCGTCGCCAATGCCGACTTCCTGCGCGTCGGCGGCAAGGACGTCGAAGGCGCCATCCTCCCGGTCGGCCCGGTGCTCGTCGCCGACCAGCTCGCCACCAGCGTGCCCAACCGCAAGGTCGCGTTGGACTACATGAACCTGTACGAGAGCAAGTACGGCCAGAACACCGTGTCCGGCTTCGGCGCGCACATGTGGGACGCCGGCCTGCTCCTCCAGAAGGCCATTCCCGCCGCGCTGAAGAAAGCCAAACCCGGCACGCCCGCCTTCCGCGACGCGCTGCGCGACGCCATCGAAGGCACCCGCAACGTGATCGGCACGCACGGCATCTTCAACATGAGCGCCACCAACCACCTCGGCCTCGACGCCCGCAGCCGCGTCATGGTGCAGGTCGTGAACGGCAACTGGAAACTGCTCAAGTAA
- the fdhF gene encoding formate dehydrogenase subunit alpha, translating into MLDPSPNLSPEPADILIDGARYAARPGEPLIAALNRAQVTVPQVCYHAQLGPIQTCDTCIVEVDGQLVRACGTPARAGMRVRTAVRAAQVAREEAFDRLLANHQLYCTVCDNNNGNCTVHNTTREMNVQHQYRPFQGKGLAVDASHPFYRYDPDQCILCGRCVEACQNLQVNETLSINWEAEQPRVLWDGGVPAGESSCVDCGHCVTVCPCNALMEKSMLGEAGFFTDQRGPLFGNAVAMVKNVEPSLGYGPIMNLSEIEAAGREGYIRRTKTVCTYCGVGCAFEVWTKDRHILKIEPTHGPANGVSTCIKGKFAWDHVGSPQRLTRPLIRENGAFREADWDEALALIARRLGALRTEHGPDALAFITSSKCTNEESFLMQKLARSVIGTNNVDNCSRYCQSPATMGLWRTVGYGGDSGSITDLERAGLVIGIGTNTAESHPVLATRVKRAQKLRGQKLIVADLREHEMARRADLFLRPNPGSDFVWLNAVSRYLLDQGLENRAFLDRWVSGLDAFRASLDAYTLEYAEAVTGLSGETLRQVAHEIAQADGVCIMWAMGVTQQMSGSETSTAISNLLLLTGNYMRPGAGSYPLRGHNNVQGASDMGSMPGHVTGYQRVDDPAVRAAYAAEWGTELPTTAGLDNHQMIHAIHAGTLRGLYLKGEDISLVDANANYVDAALEKLDFLVVQEMFFSHTASFADVVLPASPSLEKDGTFTNTERRIQRLNQALPPLGDSRPDWQIIQGVANALGAGWSYAHPVEVMDEIARLTPLYAGVTYERLAGFASLQWPVQPDGTDTPLLFTDGFPFPDGRARLYPAEFIPRTEPPDAQYDLHLNNGRMLEHFHEGNMTFRTAGITAQVPGAFVEVSPDLACERGLTDGTLVRLVSRHGAVKLPALVTARVQGQQLYVPMNSPDAAQAVNRLTGSHTDPSTHTPAYKDTAVRLEVIGGTGDTPPLPRRNFRYGTPTPQRGVEVERKWARPDYVFPGLGLGLLQGSSLNARADRLGAPPQPSRMNMPSKSGVADD; encoded by the coding sequence GTGCTGGACCCCAGTCCCAACCTGTCCCCTGAGCCTGCCGACATCCTGATCGACGGGGCCCGGTACGCCGCGCGGCCCGGCGAACCGCTGATCGCTGCCCTGAACCGCGCGCAGGTGACCGTGCCGCAGGTCTGCTACCACGCCCAGCTCGGCCCCATCCAGACCTGCGACACCTGCATCGTGGAGGTGGACGGGCAGCTCGTCCGCGCCTGCGGCACGCCCGCCCGCGCCGGCATGCGCGTGCGCACCGCCGTGCGGGCCGCCCAGGTCGCGCGGGAGGAGGCCTTCGACCGCCTGCTCGCCAACCACCAGCTGTACTGCACCGTCTGCGACAACAACAACGGCAACTGCACCGTGCACAACACCACCCGCGAGATGAACGTGCAGCACCAGTACCGGCCTTTCCAGGGCAAAGGGCTGGCGGTGGACGCCTCGCATCCCTTCTACCGCTACGACCCGGACCAGTGCATCCTGTGCGGCCGCTGCGTGGAGGCCTGCCAGAACCTGCAGGTGAACGAGACCCTCAGCATCAACTGGGAAGCCGAGCAGCCGCGGGTGCTGTGGGACGGTGGCGTGCCGGCCGGGGAATCCAGCTGCGTGGACTGCGGGCACTGCGTGACCGTCTGCCCCTGCAACGCGCTGATGGAAAAGAGCATGCTGGGCGAGGCGGGCTTTTTCACGGACCAGCGGGGACCGCTGTTCGGGAACGCGGTGGCGATGGTGAAGAACGTGGAACCCAGCCTCGGGTACGGCCCGATCATGAACCTCAGCGAGATCGAGGCCGCCGGGCGCGAGGGGTACATCCGGCGCACGAAGACGGTCTGCACGTACTGCGGCGTGGGCTGCGCCTTCGAGGTCTGGACCAAGGACCGCCACATCCTGAAGATTGAGCCGACCCACGGCCCGGCGAACGGCGTGAGCACCTGCATCAAGGGCAAGTTCGCCTGGGACCACGTGGGTTCGCCTCAGCGCCTGACCCGGCCGCTGATCCGGGAGAACGGCGCCTTCCGCGAGGCGGACTGGGACGAGGCGCTGGCCCTGATCGCCCGGCGCCTGGGCGCCCTCCGGACCGAGCATGGCCCGGACGCGCTGGCCTTCATCACGTCCAGCAAATGCACCAACGAGGAGAGCTTCCTGATGCAGAAGCTCGCGCGCAGCGTGATCGGCACGAACAACGTGGACAACTGCTCGCGCTACTGCCAGAGCCCCGCCACCATGGGCCTGTGGCGCACCGTCGGGTACGGCGGCGACTCAGGCAGCATCACCGACCTGGAGCGGGCCGGGCTGGTCATCGGGATCGGCACGAACACCGCCGAATCCCATCCGGTGCTCGCCACCCGCGTGAAGCGAGCGCAGAAGCTGCGCGGGCAGAAACTCATCGTCGCGGACCTGCGCGAGCACGAGATGGCCCGCCGCGCGGACCTGTTCCTGCGCCCGAACCCCGGCTCGGACTTCGTGTGGCTCAACGCCGTGAGCCGCTACCTGCTCGACCAGGGCCTCGAGAACCGCGCCTTCCTGGACCGCTGGGTCAGCGGTCTGGATGCCTTCCGCGCGAGCCTGGACGCCTACACCCTGGAGTACGCCGAGGCCGTCACCGGCCTGTCCGGCGAGACCCTCAGACAGGTCGCGCACGAGATCGCGCAGGCCGACGGGGTCTGCATCATGTGGGCGATGGGCGTCACCCAGCAGATGAGCGGCTCGGAAACCAGCACCGCGATCTCCAACCTGCTGCTGCTGACCGGGAACTACATGCGCCCCGGCGCAGGCAGCTACCCCCTGCGCGGGCACAACAACGTGCAGGGCGCCAGCGACATGGGCTCCATGCCCGGCCACGTCACCGGGTACCAGCGGGTGGACGACCCGGCCGTGCGCGCCGCGTACGCCGCCGAGTGGGGCACGGAACTCCCCACCACGGCGGGCCTGGACAATCACCAGATGATCCACGCCATTCACGCCGGCACCCTGCGCGGCCTGTACCTCAAGGGCGAGGACATCAGCCTGGTGGACGCCAACGCCAACTACGTGGACGCCGCCCTGGAGAAACTGGACTTCCTGGTCGTGCAGGAGATGTTCTTCAGCCACACCGCGTCCTTCGCGGACGTGGTCCTGCCCGCCAGCCCCAGCCTGGAAAAAGACGGCACCTTCACGAACACCGAGCGCCGCATCCAGCGCCTGAACCAGGCCCTGCCGCCGCTGGGCGACAGCCGCCCCGACTGGCAGATCATCCAGGGGGTCGCGAACGCCCTGGGGGCCGGCTGGTCGTACGCCCACCCGGTGGAGGTGATGGACGAGATCGCCCGCCTGACGCCCCTGTACGCCGGCGTGACCTACGAGCGCCTCGCGGGCTTCGCCTCCCTCCAGTGGCCGGTGCAGCCCGACGGCACCGACACGCCCCTGCTGTTCACGGACGGCTTCCCCTTCCCGGACGGCCGGGCCCGGCTGTACCCGGCCGAGTTCATTCCGCGCACCGAGCCGCCTGACGCGCAGTACGACCTGCACCTGAACAACGGCCGCATGCTCGAGCACTTCCACGAGGGCAACATGACCTTCCGCACGGCCGGCATCACCGCGCAGGTGCCCGGTGCCTTCGTGGAGGTCTCCCCCGATCTGGCCTGCGAACGCGGCCTCACGGACGGCACCCTCGTGCGGCTGGTCTCGCGGCACGGCGCGGTCAAGCTGCCGGCCCTGGTCACCGCGCGCGTGCAGGGCCAGCAGCTCTACGTGCCGATGAACAGCCCGGACGCCGCGCAGGCCGTCAACCGCCTGACCGGCAGCCACACCGACCCGAGCACCCACACGCCCGCGTACAAGGACACGGCCGTTCGCCTGGAGGTGATCGGCGGAACCGGCGACACCCCTCCCCTGCCCCGCCGGAACTTCCGGTACGGCACCCCCACGCCGCAGCGGGGCGTGGAGGTGGAGCGCAAGTGGGCGCGGCCCGACTACGTGTTCCCGGGCCTGGGACTGGGCCTGCTTCAGGGCAGCAGTCTGAACGCCCGGGCCGACCGGTTGGGCGCCCCGCCGCAGCCTTCCCGGATGAACATGCCGAGTAAATCGGGAGTGGCCGATGACTGA
- a CDS encoding replication initiator protein A, whose translation MARTRKSAVRPRQPGEIERFDEANSARLGLICVQERIPADYTRWDLELMVEGRVARLTCISPGEYGGVPHGLDGDFATALNMIYLEQGAPDSGEVVITAYQLLQKAGFTDSGQYYQALQDSLDRLKGATYTASESWRDKRHERWTTVKFNIIEQIDADTQDGTAYGHGTLLKIRLARPVVQSLREQYLKPLDMTFVLSLSRSLTRSLYRMLDARRYDPVNLAEPAEVLRISLQQWARECKLLETVPARIKRNLESAHAELIERGYLRSVSYEGTRAATVIVYEFGDLPASLPAPEPSLQVIPDAPVVDALRRHGVVVPVARKLVTQFGENHVTVRLEQFEAILAGGYQPQRPSAFLVDVIKDQSGKYASGQTVLPPAPKPARPAAKPKRLPQPDLAMEAEADQINDQLTREFRALPLTEQAARAVTQVRMFVGRELRDSHLKSLLAAMLAGDVDPLTVRDEVTRAACNLQLPEFAEALRAAYSDG comes from the coding sequence GTGGCACGCACGCGGAAATCGGCCGTTCGGCCCAGACAGCCAGGAGAGATCGAACGGTTCGATGAGGCGAACTCTGCCCGCCTGGGGCTGATCTGTGTGCAGGAACGGATTCCCGCCGACTACACCCGATGGGACCTTGAACTGATGGTTGAAGGCCGCGTCGCCAGGCTCACCTGCATCTCGCCCGGCGAATATGGCGGCGTCCCCCACGGCCTGGACGGCGATTTCGCCACTGCCCTGAACATGATCTACCTGGAGCAGGGGGCGCCCGACAGCGGCGAGGTGGTCATCACCGCTTACCAGCTGCTGCAAAAAGCAGGGTTCACCGACTCCGGGCAGTACTACCAGGCCCTTCAGGACTCGCTGGACCGGCTGAAGGGGGCCACCTACACCGCCAGCGAATCCTGGCGCGACAAGCGTCATGAGCGCTGGACCACTGTAAAATTCAACATCATCGAACAGATCGACGCCGACACCCAGGACGGCACCGCCTACGGGCACGGCACTCTCCTGAAAATCCGTCTGGCACGGCCGGTGGTGCAGAGCCTGCGGGAGCAGTACCTCAAGCCCCTGGACATGACGTTCGTGCTCAGCCTGAGCCGTTCCCTGACCCGCAGCCTGTACCGCATGCTCGACGCCCGGAGGTATGATCCGGTGAATCTGGCCGAGCCCGCTGAAGTCCTGCGAATTTCCCTGCAGCAGTGGGCGCGCGAGTGCAAGCTCCTGGAAACGGTCCCGGCACGCATCAAACGCAACCTCGAAAGTGCGCACGCGGAGCTCATTGAGCGCGGTTACCTGAGGTCCGTCAGCTATGAGGGGACCCGCGCGGCCACCGTCATCGTGTACGAATTCGGCGACCTGCCGGCCAGCCTGCCCGCTCCGGAACCGAGCCTGCAGGTGATTCCGGACGCCCCGGTCGTGGACGCCCTGCGCCGTCACGGCGTGGTGGTCCCTGTGGCGCGCAAACTCGTCACCCAGTTCGGGGAAAACCATGTCACGGTCCGGCTTGAGCAGTTTGAGGCGATTCTCGCTGGGGGGTACCAGCCGCAACGGCCTTCGGCCTTCCTGGTGGACGTCATCAAGGATCAGAGCGGGAAGTACGCTTCAGGGCAGACGGTGCTGCCGCCGGCGCCCAAGCCTGCGCGCCCGGCGGCCAAACCCAAGCGTCTGCCGCAGCCGGACCTCGCGATGGAGGCCGAAGCGGATCAGATCAACGATCAGCTCACCCGTGAATTCCGTGCCTTGCCCCTGACCGAGCAGGCGGCCCGGGCGGTGACCCAGGTGCGCATGTTCGTGGGCCGTGAACTGCGTGACTCTCACTTGAAATCGCTGCTTGCGGCCATGCTGGCCGGTGACGTGGATCCGCTGACGGTGCGGGACGAGGTGACCCGGGCGGCCTGCAATCTGCAACTGCCGGAATTTGCCGAGGCGCTCCGGGCGGCTTACTCGGACGGCTAA
- a CDS encoding ParA family protein has product MSDSDAPGGRVGPLVVAVAGLKGGIAKTTTCIHLAGVLADAGQKVLLADGDRIRTSTSWARSGLLPFTVAPVSSLARARDYDVVILDTEGGPDNTELLEFARTADLTLLPTTPDINGLDGAVQTAEILRTGGVTTDKFVCLLTMIRPKGMKEILARKALQDQGITVMTSAVRLSEAFRDAANSAVLVRDLKTDIAQKCWKDYEAVTTELIHRLSQGPEASA; this is encoded by the coding sequence ATGTCAGATTCAGATGCTCCGGGAGGTCGTGTGGGTCCGTTGGTGGTGGCAGTTGCAGGGCTGAAAGGGGGCATCGCCAAGACCACCACCTGCATTCATCTCGCCGGCGTGCTCGCTGACGCGGGTCAGAAGGTTCTGCTGGCTGACGGGGACCGCATTCGGACCAGCACCTCCTGGGCCCGCTCTGGACTGCTGCCGTTCACGGTGGCGCCCGTCTCCTCGCTCGCACGGGCCAGGGACTACGACGTCGTGATCCTCGACACCGAGGGTGGGCCGGACAACACCGAACTTCTGGAATTTGCCCGCACTGCAGATCTGACGCTGCTGCCGACAACGCCCGACATCAACGGGCTCGACGGCGCGGTTCAGACGGCCGAGATCCTGCGGACCGGTGGGGTGACGACAGACAAGTTCGTCTGCCTGCTCACCATGATCCGGCCCAAGGGGATGAAGGAGATCCTCGCCAGAAAAGCATTACAGGACCAGGGCATCACGGTGATGACCTCCGCAGTGCGACTGAGTGAAGCCTTCCGGGACGCCGCGAACAGTGCCGTGCTGGTGCGGGACCTGAAAACCGACATCGCCCAGAAATGCTGGAAGGACTACGAGGCGGTCACCACTGAACTGATTCACCGCCTCAGCCAGGGCCCGGAGGCGAGCGCATGA
- a CDS encoding N-acetylglucosamine kinase → MSATRLGVDAGGSGTKWVLARGGVAVARGVTPPLTSLLLLTPEGAAHLDALVRAVGERPQAVHLGLPGLSRSSARAAEVAGQVALAFGLPPEAVQVEGDLDLAYRAHFRPGEGVLVYAGTGSIAYHVTAGGEVVRAGGRGYRLGDDGGGFSLGRAALRVLTDALDVGGPPDTPLAREVAALTGGLDWDTLRGFAYGTPGAAAIASLAPAVGRAADQGDPQALVLVRDAAESLADLARRVQVHTGPLPVTASGGAFRISPLLGQELTAHLSGVQVVPGDHALAAALGS, encoded by the coding sequence ATGAGCGCCACCCGCCTGGGTGTGGACGCCGGGGGCAGCGGCACCAAGTGGGTGCTCGCGCGCGGCGGCGTGGCGGTGGCGCGCGGCGTCACCCCGCCTCTCACCAGCCTGCTCCTGCTGACGCCGGAAGGTGCGGCGCATCTGGACGCGCTGGTGCGGGCCGTCGGTGAGCGGCCCCAGGCGGTGCACCTGGGCCTGCCGGGCCTCTCCCGGAGCTCAGCGCGGGCCGCGGAGGTCGCCGGGCAGGTCGCCCTCGCCTTCGGGCTGCCGCCGGAGGCGGTGCAGGTGGAGGGCGACCTGGACCTCGCCTACCGCGCGCACTTCCGGCCCGGGGAAGGCGTCCTGGTGTACGCCGGGACCGGCAGCATCGCCTACCACGTCACTGCGGGCGGGGAGGTGGTCCGCGCCGGCGGACGCGGCTACCGCCTGGGTGACGACGGCGGGGGGTTCAGCCTGGGCCGGGCGGCGCTGCGGGTCCTGACCGACGCCCTGGACGTGGGCGGCCCGCCGGATACGCCCCTGGCCCGGGAGGTCGCGGCCCTCACCGGCGGCCTGGACTGGGACACGCTGCGGGGCTTTGCGTACGGCACGCCCGGCGCCGCGGCGATCGCGTCGCTGGCGCCCGCGGTGGGCCGCGCCGCGGACCAGGGCGACCCCCAGGCCCTGGTGCTGGTGCGGGACGCCGCCGAGTCCCTGGCGGATCTCGCGCGGCGCGTGCAGGTGCACACCGGGCCGCTGCCGGTGACCGCGTCGGGCGGCGCGTTCCGCATCTCGCCGCTGCTCGGCCAGGAACTCACCGCGCACCTGAGTGGCGTGCAGGTGGTTCCGGGCGACCACGCCCTGGCGGCCGCACTGGGCAGCTAG